CATTGGATTTTCTAAAGAAATAATGCAAAAAGGGTTCTCTCATCAAATAAAAGTTTACCCCACTTCCAATAGTAAACTTATTGTAGAGACTTGTTTATCTATCTTTAGAACCTACTATCAGGGCGAACCGGTCCAAACGATTGGAATTAGTTGCGGGAAAATTGCTCCAAAATCACTTTTACAATTTAATCTTTTCGAACCTCCTGAATCTACACTTGTACAGGAAGAGTTGGAGCTTACTATCGACCGAATTAGAAAACGATATGGCTATCCTTCCCTTGTCCATGCAAGTAGCCTTACTAAGGGAGGAACTGCAATCAAAAGAGCTACTTTGGTTGGTGGTCATGAAGGTGGTCAAGATTCATAACAAAAAAAGCTTATACAACAAGAATTAATTCCTGTGTATAAGCTTTAAACGATGATGGAGACAATGGGGCTTAGGGTACTGTTTTCTAGTGCTTTTCATTGGTTGATAAAGCCACCTATATATAGAAGAAATACGTTTCTAATATCCTGTAGATATCTAGTAATTTATCATAAACGTATTCAATAACGTATTCATTTTATATTCCACGCCAAGGATTGAGAGTAAATCTTCTATGCAAAATAGATTAGTTCGGTTGAATGGATAGTTTTTATAAACTGCTATTATTTACTTTCTAATTTTCAAAATGTTAATAATCAAACAACTTTTTACATCCAATTTAACCACATCATAGAAGAATTAGGTCTGCGTAAAATTCCGCAACCTCTCTTAACCACATCCATATCATTTAAACATATTATCATAGTACAGCCGAAAATTAGGCTCTACTATTTAGCTCATTTCTCAAATCATATAAAGTAAGAAGTTTTTCTATTATTTAGCTATGTTTTAAAGTATACCTGTTATAACGATTCGTTAGGTCATTAAAAAATATCTGTTTTTCCTGCGGTACTGTTTCTGTACGTTAGCCCTTACCTTCATACCTTCCATTTTGGAGGGTATGAATATTAACCTTTAATACATTTAGGAGGAAAAGACACGTTCCCACTTTATGACCTGGTAAACTACCACCCTATAAAAATAGATCTCCCCAATTTTGGAGAGATGTTTATACTCACTGCGGAAAATTCCGCAACGATAAATAATATAGATGTCCTCAATTTTGAGAAAATGTTTATAGGACAGCCATATTTTTAACCGCCCTCTCTTAGGAGATAAGCTGCGTACCCAAATTGAGGACAGAGGGTAGCCATATTTCCAATAATCCTCTCTTTACAAGAATAGTATAATCATTTCTATTAATTCATTACAATCTTTTCTATTCAATCTTCAAAAATACTATTTTAATAAATACCATCTTAATTTAAATTAAGAGAAAAAAGCCGTTAATTCGTCAAAATTCATATCTATTCTTTAAAAAACTAGCTAAATACTCAATAATGGTAAAAAACACTATTATTTAATAGATTTTGAATTAATGTTCTAAGATATGGGAAATTTTTCCCACATCTCTATTTATAGTCTTTTATTAATTAAGTTGACTTACCTGGTGTGTCCAAAATTGGACACACCTTTTAGATTCTATATCAAAAATCAATCGGTCGAAAATTCGGCTCATTACCTGCAGTCGTGTTTCACGACGTTAGATAAGGGGTAGCAAAACGCGACACCCTGTAACGCACTGATTCAGTGCGTCAGCTTATCTTCTTGTTAAAAAGGACATAACGATTCGTTCCCCCTTTAGCATGACCTCGCAAATCGCTAGGTCATCTAATGGATACAGATCCATCTATTGATTAGACGTGTCTACCCTCTTGAAGGTTAAGGACAAAAAAGTCTACCACTAATTATAGAAATAAGCATAAAAATACCTGAATGGCTTTATTCATTCTTTAGCGGTACTTCTCTTTTTGCTATGTTTATACAAGTTGATTCTAAGGTAAGTTACGGATAACTATACATGAATCATTCTAGAACAGCCTTAGAATGCGTTTCTACAATATAGTTTTACGTATTAAAAAAGCTACCTTATAAAAAGGTAACTTCATTAATCAAACATTCTCTTATTCTCTAAATAAAGTTTTATATCTTTTGAGTTGCGCTTATTCTTTTCAAAGTTTTCATTTAACTGAGTAAGTTTATCTTTTCCTTTATGTTGTGAAGAAATAACTAAGTGGTACGGATCAATAAAAAGAACTGAATGTCTATGAATATTATTTAAACCATCAACTTGATATAAATAAAATACTCTAAATGCAGTTGTTCCGCCTAATGAATCTGTAAAATTTACCTTAAACACAAAATCAGTATACATAGGATCAATTTCACTTTCTACATAACTGCTTATTATTTCTCTAAGTCGTTTATTTCCTTCTACACCATGAACAAGATAATATGGTTTTTGGTTTAAACAGTTTAAATCGTTTTTTATTTCATCTAACCTTATTTCTTCTTCTCCACCTAAACTTTTTTGTGGCAAAAAATTAGTAAATTTTAAATCTTCGTCACAAATAGAACCTCTTGACTCTTCTGCGTACCATTCAAAAAATCTATCTTTTGGTTTTTCAAAATTATTTGTTTTAAATCTATTTTCTAAAGGCTTGAGAATAGGCTTTATATCTCGTTTAGTTGGTTTAAGAAACGAATCTTTATCAAATGAGAAATTCATATTACAAATATTCTTTTCTATACTCTTCGATAATTAAATCTTTATCCATAATTTGTGATTCTTTATTGTCTGATTCGTATCTTGAATACGGTTCTCTCCATGCTTCATCAAGATGACTTCTCTCTACAAGTCCAAAATCACTTATTTCATTTAGTTGTTTAAAAATTTCATTGATATAAGAGAGGACTTCTTTTTCTTTATTATCTTTAGGAGTATACTCTTTAGCCTCATATTGATTAAACTTATTTTCTGCGTAAACACTAGAGACCACAGGACCATACTTCCATGCCTCAAAATCCTCCTTAAACAAATATTTAGGGTAGACTTCTGCTTGTTCAATTTTGTTATTATCATCTAAATCTTTTTTTATTGATCCATAAGTTGCTCCGTAATAAGCAAAAAGAAAGTATAATCCTTTTTGTAATTTAATAGGAGAAAGACTTCTTTCTAAACTAAATAAATGCTTTATTAAATCCTCTATATTGGTGAAAATATAATCGCTTTTTATGGTTACTTCCATTTTAAAAGCCCCTTTTTGTTTATTTCTCTTAACTTAACTATATGTTTTGCCATCTCTTCTGTCAAGTTACATTACTTAACGCCATAAATGGGTTAAAGCCTATTAGAACACCTACTTAAAGTGATGTGAGGTTGATTATAAGGTAGGCTGTCGTTGAACAAATGGCTTTATCAAGGTTTAACTCATGCGACACTTTAAGTATCTTAAAACGCTTATTTACGCCCTTCTACACCTTCCATATAAATAAAAAGCCCCTAACCAATTACGGTTAAGGGCTACTTCGTGTTATTCATCAAACTTAATACTTTTTCTTTTCTCTTCTCATACCATTCTACTTTTTTTATATCTTCTATTGAATAGTAATCTTATCAATTTTATTTCTAATACGTTCTTTTTTATCTTGGCGTGTTTCTTTTTTACCATATTCAAACTTTGCTAACAAGGATCCCATATAAACATCTTCATCAACTTGATTATCTTTTGTATGTTGATTGTTCAATCTAACTTCTATTAATTCTTTAGCCATTTGTCTCACCACCTTTTAATTTAAATATCATCCATTTCCATGAGCATCATTTTTAATTTTAGCCTTTGTCTTTTTCTTTCGGTAATGCTTTTATTTTTATCTTCTTTTCTGGAAGATTTAGCATTTATAGAAGTTTGATCGTTAGCTGGTATACTAACTGCCGATACATCATATACCTTTTTTATGCGCTTAATGATTCGTGTACGTTTTTCTTTGTCATACTCTTCTTCGGCAACTGTAAATGCCCAAGACATTTTAGTAACTAATCCACTTTTTATATCTTCATGAAGTTCCCTACCAGCACTACTTTTACTTAAGTCGGCTTTTATAAGTAAACCATAATCATTAGGTACAACAGATAAGGTATCATTTGATTTTCGAGCTACAACTCGCCCTGTGTGATCGTACTGCATGATAATATCAGACATATCAGCGCCATTAAAAGAGTTACGCTCAATCTTTTCATAAAATTTCACGCCATCTATTTCATATAGTTCATACGGTTCAAAAGTGGTTGCATATCCTTCAACTAAAAAATCTTTATTTGGTTCTAATGTTGTTTGTATCGAGGATACATTTCTGTATTCTTTTTTATTTTCTACTATCAGTTTTATCACTCCTTAAATATTTATTAATATCTGAAATAAGATTGTTTTATGAACATCAATTAGAATTACGTTTATTTAAGAGGTCTTCGAAACCGTCATCTTCTTCTACCCCTGTTTTATCAATCAAATCAGCTAGCTGCTTAATGATGTCACTTTTTTTAAAAATATATAATTGTAATCTTATGCTTGGAGCGTTTCCGAACCCCTCTAGTTACCTTTAGATAACTTTTCCAATAATCGAGTTAATCGTTGTATTTCCTCGTTAATATTCTTTTATAAGGATAAATCAATCTAAATATCTGTAACTATTGTCATGTATCAAACCTTTTTTGCATTCTACTTATTTAGGGGTAGGGGGCTTGTAAAAATGACTTGTGCGTTCTTCTAAGCTCCCCCCACCGGTCCCAGAGCTTTCACGTTTCAAAATAAATATGGGGGCTATCCCCTTACTGCCAAGTAAATAGTCCTCCCACTTGGTTACCATGCTTATCAAACTCTAAAGTTTTTTTCGTTTTGTTTTGTTCTGCTTCTACTCGCTCAGCTTGTTCTCGCTTAGCGTTCTCTTTGTTTCGCATATCTGATTGTAAACTGTAGTACTTAATGAAAGGATGTAAATTATTTCTAGCATGAAAGAGTTCTTGTTTCTTATCCTCTAGTTCCTGTTCTGCTTCCTCTACTATTCGCATTACCATGCCATCATATGCCCTGTACTCGCTACTTGCTTGCTCTCCTAACTCATATAACTTATTCAGCTTCTTAACCTTGTACGCTTCAATATTCATTGGTGCAAAGAGTTCCAACTCGTCCAGTTGTTCTTGTAGTTCTCGCTTATTCTTCAATAGTTTTTTACGTTCTGTTTCATTGGTTAAAATATCTACATCTGTGACAAGGTTCTGCATTTCCTTTTTAATGAGTGGAATTTGTTGCAAGGCTTCTGCTTTCTTCTCCTGTAATTGCTTGACTTCTGCTACTACCTTTTCTACTTCTTCAGCAAATTTATAAGAGTTCTTTTGTCCTTTTAGTGTTAGTTCTTTCTCAAAGTATTGTTTAGTCATTGAATCCCTACCCGAAAACTAGACACTCAAAAAAAGAGTGTTCTCGTTTTCGGGTTATTTTTTATCTGTTTTTTCGTTATACTCTAATGGAACAGTTTGGAATCGGAGGTCACCACATGAGCAAAAAAATATATACGGAACAAGAAATTGAAATACTGGAGAGAAATCTAAATATAAAAAGTGTTTCTTCTAAAAGTATTACCTACTCATCAGCATTCAAAATCAAAGCCATAGAACAAAGTAAAACGGGCATGACCTCAACGGTCATTTTTGAAGAGGCGGGGCTTCCAGCATCGCTAATCGGGGAGGGAAAGGCTCATCAGTCGTTGGGACGTTGGAAGAAAAGCATGGCGAAGCAAGGTCAGGATGGCTTTCTTCAAGAGACGCGTGGTAAGGGGCCGGGGCCAATCGGGAGCCAAGGGGTATCCCTGGAAGATAAATTAGCAAAAGCTAACGCTCGCATCGCCTATCTTGAAGGAAACCTCACACTAGTAAAAAAATTAGAGCTTCACGAAAGGAGCGTGAAAAACGGGACAAAGGCCGTCCTAAAGACCAATGAGCGGTATACACTGATCAATCACATCATTCGTGAGTATCAACTCAAAAACATGGTGAAACATCTTTGCGAAATTGCCGAAGTCAGTCGGAGTGGATATTACTATTGGCTAAAAACTGAAGTAAATCGCATGGAGAAGTACGAAAACGATTGGGCTGACTACAAACTACTTTATCACGTATTTCTTGATAAGAAAAAATGCGGAATCGAAGAGATTAAAATGACTCTGGAAAATGAGTATAACCTGGTAATGAATCACAAGAAAATCCGGAGGATTCTACGCATGAACGGCATTATTTCTCCAATCAGAAAAGCAAAACCTTACCGAAAAATCATGAAAGCTACGCAGGAGCACAAAACCAAGAAAAACTTGGTGAATCGGCATTTTGACTGCGGAACTCCATATAAAGTGCTCCTGACAGATATCACCTATCTTCCATACGGGAACGGTCAAACAGCCTATCTTTCCGCTGTCAAAGACGGTGCAACGGGAGAAATCGTTGCCCATCACTTTTCTACAAGCTTGAAAATGGGGTTGGTATATCAGACGTTGGAAAAACTGCCCAAAGTGATCCAACAAGATATTCTAGAAACAGAACGATACTTTCACTCGGACCAAGGTGTCCATTATACACACCCAACCTTTCAGAAAAAGGTTGAAGAAATGGGCTTGACGCAGTCCATGTCCCGGAGGGGCAACTGCTGGGATAACGCTCCTATGGAATCCTTTTTTGGTCATATGAAGGATATCGTCCTATCTGAAAAACAAGAGACACTTCAGGACCTGTGGTATGCCGTAGAAGAATATATTGAATTTTACAATCATCGCCGCTACCAAAAAAATTAAAGAAGATGACCCCGATTGCTTATCGAGACCATCTTCTATGGGCAGTATGAACCTGTTTTTTTAGGTGTCTAGTTTAGAGGTAGGGATTCACATGTTAGTTTTCTCCCTTTTTTTCTTTTATTTTTTTTAAGTCATAAACTTTAATCATGTTATTTAAATAGGTACGCCCTGCACCATTTTCTCTATACTTCCCATATAGCTTTAGTCTTAATTCATAGGGTTCATTCAGAATGATTTTCTTAACATCCTCTTTATAAACACTAACGTATAAATGTCCTGCTTTTCCTAGATCAAGTATATATATATCTTCGTTTTTTCCACTGTGCTTATGTTCTATAAACTGCCCCTGCATAATGAAAGCTATTCGTGTGTTTTCCTCAATTTTTCGTTCCATACTATTCCACCTTTAGTTCTTTTATTTCTAAATAATATTTTACTTCCTGCAATAACAATCTAATGCAGCACCCCTCTTATGGTTCTATTCCATAAGCCCTAAACTTCTACATAATGTTTTTAAGCATTGCTCTTCACTAATTCTTATGAAGGCTATAGTCACTCCTAACTCTTTTACTACCGCATTCTGATTTAGATTCTCGAAGTAACGTTTCTTTATAATCGTTTGCATAGTTGGTTGTAATTGATTGATAGATTCCTCGATAGCTTCCTTATGTCGTTCATACATAAGAATTTCTTTATCATCCACAATCTTTATTCCTACTGTCTCCACAGGGTTACTTATGAATGAACCTTTGCCACCACCTACATTTTCATCCTGTTTTCTCACATCTGGATAGAAGAAAGTTTCTTTTCTCTTCGCTATTGTTCTATCAAATGAAGGATATTCTTTTAACAATGATCTCAAGTAGCTTCGTGTATATTTTTTCATCTTTGCCTCCAATTATTATCTATATTTCTTTAAAGATTCTTACTCAACTGTAAACCTGTAACACATCATCTATTGGTGTAGATTCTCTTATTGCCTATCTTAGGTTTGTTATGCTACCTCACTCCTTACCGTCCAAAGTAGGAGAATGAGTTTGTTTTGTTAAGTGCCACTTTCTTCTTTGCCGGGGAGAGGGCGCTTTTATTTTTAATTCTATCTTTATCAATTTTTCCTTTTTTTATTTAATAATGATCTCCTTATTTTTTCTGGAAAATTAAGTAACTGATCTGTTACCTCTTTTTTATAAATATTGTATCCAGCTGCTTCTTCAATCTCTAAAATTTCGCTTATTATAAAATCATCCAACAACTGGTCTTTATCCTCTGGTTTACCCTTTGTGCTATCAAAACGTAAAGAGTAGTATTCCTTCATAGTGTCAGTAAGAGTTCCCCAAAAGCGGTTAAAATGCTTCTGTTTGAATTCTAATTCCTCTACCCTTCTATCTA
The Jeotgalibaca sp. MA1X17-3 genome window above contains:
- a CDS encoding IS3 family transposase codes for the protein MSKKIYTEQEIEILERNLNIKSVSSKSITYSSAFKIKAIEQSKTGMTSTVIFEEAGLPASLIGEGKAHQSLGRWKKSMAKQGQDGFLQETRGKGPGPIGSQGVSLEDKLAKANARIAYLEGNLTLVKKLELHERSVKNGTKAVLKTNERYTLINHIIREYQLKNMVKHLCEIAEVSRSGYYYWLKTEVNRMEKYENDWADYKLLYHVFLDKKKCGIEEIKMTLENEYNLVMNHKKIRRILRMNGIISPIRKAKPYRKIMKATQEHKTKKNLVNRHFDCGTPYKVLLTDITYLPYGNGQTAYLSAVKDGATGEIVAHHFSTSLKMGLVYQTLEKLPKVIQQDILETERYFHSDQGVHYTHPTFQKKVEEMGLTQSMSRRGNCWDNAPMESFFGHMKDIVLSEKQETLQDLWYAVEEYIEFYNHRRYQKN
- a CDS encoding HK97 family phage prohead protease, whose protein sequence is MIKLIVENKKEYRNVSSIQTTLEPNKDFLVEGYATTFEPYELYEIDGVKFYEKIERNSFNGADMSDIIMQYDHTGRVVARKSNDTLSVVPNDYGLLIKADLSKSSAGRELHEDIKSGLVTKMSWAFTVAEEEYDKEKRTRIIKRIKKVYDVSAVSIPANDQTSINAKSSRKEDKNKSITERKRQRLKLKMMLMEMDDI
- a CDS encoding Panacea domain-containing protein, with protein sequence MEVTIKSDYIFTNIEDLIKHLFSLERSLSPIKLQKGLYFLFAYYGATYGSIKKDLDDNNKIEQAEVYPKYLFKEDFEAWKYGPVVSSVYAENKFNQYEAKEYTPKDNKEKEVLSYINEIFKQLNEISDFGLVERSHLDEAWREPYSRYESDNKESQIMDKDLIIEEYRKEYL